One window from the genome of Mucilaginibacter ginsenosidivorans encodes:
- a CDS encoding TfoX/Sxy family protein, with protein MAYDEKLADRVREALADIPDVEEKKMFRGVTFMVDDKMCVSVSGDELMLRLDPDLTEQLVEEPGTRPMVHGDKHMKGFIYISEERFRNQKDFDRWIKLALDYNPKAKSSKK; from the coding sequence ATGGCTTACGATGAAAAACTGGCCGACCGTGTCCGCGAAGCTTTAGCGGATATACCAGATGTGGAAGAAAAGAAGATGTTCCGCGGCGTTACCTTTATGGTCGACGATAAAATGTGCGTCAGCGTGAGCGGTGATGAACTGATGCTCCGCCTCGATCCTGATCTGACCGAACAGTTGGTTGAAGAACCGGGCACCCGCCCGATGGTTCATGGGGACAAACACATGAAAGGTTTTATCTATATCAGCGAGGAACGTTTCCGCAATCAAAAGGACTTTGACCGCTGGATCAAGTTGGCATTGGATTATAACCCGAAGGCGAAGTCTTCTAAGAAATAA
- a CDS encoding RNA polymerase sigma factor, whose amino-acid sequence MHDKELIPHLYRTEFRKIAAVLCRLFGIEHISIAEDIVGDTFLLAAETWGLKGVPQNPPAWLYTVAKNKAKDFLKRNTIFNDKISPALQYTACGNTEIDVDLSPTNINDSQLQMMFAICHPGIPPESQIGLSLRILCGFSIDEIADAFLTNKETINKRLFRAREKLKQVKVRIEMPSASEIGQRIENVLITLYLLFNEGYYSSNRNTVLQKDLCLEAMRLTHMLTENESTNKPEVNALLSLMCFHASRFDARTNKDGELILYEDQDISLWDKELINRGECYLNLSAKGDVITKYHIEAAIAYWHTGERDKPEKWEKILSLYNRLLMIEYSPIAALNRTYALAKVYGSEVAIIEAEKLNLISSHLYHILLGELYSDIDIHRAIDHFNLALKLTKPVADKNVIRKKIEGLKNKFN is encoded by the coding sequence TGTGCCGTTTGTTCGGTATCGAGCATATCAGTATTGCCGAAGATATTGTAGGCGATACTTTCCTACTGGCAGCAGAAACCTGGGGATTAAAAGGCGTACCGCAAAACCCGCCTGCCTGGCTTTATACCGTAGCCAAAAACAAGGCAAAGGATTTTCTTAAGCGCAATACGATATTTAATGACAAAATTTCCCCAGCACTTCAGTATACGGCATGCGGCAATACCGAAATAGATGTCGACCTGTCCCCCACCAATATAAACGATAGCCAGTTGCAGATGATGTTTGCCATCTGCCACCCGGGTATTCCACCCGAATCCCAGATAGGACTATCGCTGCGCATTCTTTGTGGTTTTAGTATCGACGAGATTGCCGACGCTTTCCTGACCAACAAAGAAACTATCAACAAACGGCTGTTCCGCGCACGCGAAAAACTAAAGCAGGTAAAAGTGAGGATAGAAATGCCTTCGGCCTCAGAAATTGGTCAAAGGATTGAAAATGTGCTCATCACGCTTTATCTTTTGTTTAACGAAGGTTACTATTCCTCCAATCGCAACACGGTACTGCAAAAGGATCTTTGCCTGGAGGCAATGCGCTTAACGCACATGCTTACCGAAAATGAAAGCACCAATAAACCCGAAGTAAACGCCCTGCTTTCGTTAATGTGTTTCCATGCGTCCCGGTTTGATGCGCGTACTAATAAGGATGGTGAACTAATACTTTATGAAGACCAGGATATTTCATTGTGGGACAAAGAATTAATTAACAGAGGAGAATGCTATCTTAACCTCTCGGCCAAGGGCGATGTCATCACCAAATACCATATTGAAGCGGCCATAGCCTACTGGCACACCGGCGAAAGGGATAAACCGGAAAAGTGGGAAAAAATTCTTAGCCTGTATAACAGGCTGCTAATGATCGAGTATTCGCCCATCGCAGCGCTAAACCGTACTTATGCCTTAGCCAAAGTATATGGAAGTGAGGTCGCGATTATCGAGGCTGAAAAATTGAACCTCATAAGCAGCCATTTGTATCATATTTTATTGGGAGAATTGTACAGTGACATAGATATACACAGGGCCATTGATCATTTTAATTTAGCTTTGAAATTAACCAAACCCGTTGCTGATAAAAATGTGATCAGGAAGAAGATTGAGGGGCTAAAAAATAAATTTAACTAA